In the genome of Streptomyces sp. P3, the window CGGGCACCGCGCAGCACGGCCTCGGCAACGCGGGCATCCCCTACGCCTGGTTCGTCTCCTGGGCGCAGGACATGCGGGACATGGAGCCGCGGGTCGCGGTCGCGGTGGTGGTGGAGGACGGGTCGGCGCGCCGCGGGGACATCACCGGCGGCGGGATGGCGGCCCCGATCGCGCGTGCCGTGATGGAGGCGGTGCTGGACTGACGGCTTTCGGTGCTCCGGAGGACCTCGGCCGCCCGGTGCGGGCAATTCCGCACAGGGGATTGACGGGCTTGCTGACAGGCAGTCTCATAAGTGCATGACGACCCTCACGGATGCCGACGCGGTGGAAGGGCTGCGGGACGCGCTGGGCCTGCTCAAGGACCGGGAACAGGTGGCCGAGCGGCTGCTCGCGTCCTCCGCCAAGCACTCCTTCGACCCGGACCAGGAACTGGACTGGGACGCCCCCTTCGAGGAGGGCAAGTGGTTCTGGCCGCCGGAGCTCGTGTCGCTGTACGACACGCCGCTGTGGCGGCGGATGGGCGAGGAGCAGCGCATCCTGCTGTCCCAGCACGAGGCCGCCGCGCTCGCCTCGCTGGGGATCTGGTTCGAGATCATTCTCATGCAGCTGCTCGTCCGGCACATCTACGACAAGGCGGCGACGAGCGCGCACGTGCGGTACGCGCTCACCGAGATCGAGGACGAGTGCCGGCACTCGAAGATGTTCGCCCGGCTGATCTCGCACGGCGACACGCCCTGGTACCCGGTGAGCCGCGCCCACCAGAACCTGGGCCGCGTCTTCAAGACGATCTCCACCACCCCCGGTTCCTTCACCGCGACGCTGCTCGGCGAGGAGGTCCTCGACTGGATGCAGCGGCTGACCTTCCCGGACGAGCGGGTCCAGCCGCTGGTGCGGGGCGTCACCCGGATCCACGTCGTGGAGGAGGCCCGGCACGTGCGCTACGCCCGCGAGGAGCTGCGCCGGCAGATGGTGACCGCCCCGCGCTGGTCCCAGGAGTTCACCAGGGTCACGTCGGGTGAGTTCGCCCGGGTGTTCTCGGTGGCCTTCGTGAATCCGGAGGTCTACACGAACGTCGGCCTGGACCGCCGGGAGGCCATGGCGCAGGTCCGGGCGAGCGGGCACCGCCGGGAGATCATGCAGACCGGCTCGAAGCGGCTGACGGACTTCCTGGACGACATCGGGGTGCTGCGGGGCGTCGGACGCCGGCTGTGGCGGTCGTCCGGCCTGCTGCCGTAGGCACGGCCCGGGGGCGGGGGATTACGCTGCACGTCATGACGCCCGCCGCCCCCGCCTACCGTCGCCTCAGCGTGGAGGAGCGCCGCAGCCAGCTGCTGGAGGCCGCGCTCTCGCTGTTCGCGCACCGCGTCCCCGAGGACGTCTCGCTGGACGACGTGGCCGAGGCGGCCGGGGTCTCCCGGCCGCTCGTCTACCGGTACTTCCCCGGCGGCAAGCAGCAGCTCTACGAGGCCGCCCTGCGCTCCGCCGCCGACGAGCTGCACCACTGCTTCGACGAACCCCACGACGGGCCCCTCCTCCCCCGCCTCGCCCGTGTCCTCGACCGCTATCTGACCTTCGTCGGCCGTCACGACGCCGGCTTCAGCGCCCTCCTCCAGGGCGGCAGCGTGGTCGAGACGTCCCGGACGACGGCCATCGTGGACGGCGTGCGCCGGGGCGCCGCCGAGGCCATCTACAGCCACCTGGGAGTGGCCGAACCCGGACCGCGGCTGCGGATGACCGTCCGCATGTGGATCACCGCGGTCGAGGCGGCCTCGCTGATCTGGCTCGACGAGGACCAGCAGCCGCCCGCCGACGAGCTGCGGGACTGGCTGGTCGACCAGTTCGTCGCCGTCCTCATGGTGACCGCGGCCCGGGACGCGCAGACCGCCGAGCTGGTACGGGGTGCGCTGGCCGCGGAGACCTGATCGACACTGGGGGCGTGAAGAGCCAAGACACCCCCTTCGAGGGCGGCCCCATGGACGGCCGGGTGCTGCCCGTGCTGCTGGGCCCGACCGGGCATCCGCCGAAGACGTACCGCATCCCCGTCCCGGACCCGGCCGGCGGCCCGCCCACCGTCCTGGTCTACCGGCGGGTGCCCCGTGGCCACGGCAAGCGGCTCGGGCTGCCCCAGGGCTGGAAGTACGCGTTCGATCCCGAGGGGAAGGACGGCGGACGGCCGCGCTGGCCCTGGTCGAAACCCGACGCGACGTCCGGGCCGAAGGCCGGCGGCACGCCGGACGCGCCGAGCCGCGCCACGCCCGACGCCACGCCGGACGGACGGCGGGACGACGCCGACGGGTGACCCCGTTGCGCCGAACCGCGCACGCTCGGCGCGCGGACCGCGCGGATCCGTCCGAAGCTCGCCCTGCGGGCTGGAGGGGCCACCCCGCAGCGGAGGTGATGACGTGTCAGGAAGGCTGCTGCGTCTGGCCTGTACGGTCGCCACGGCGGCGCTCGCCGCCCAGACCGTGCTCGCCCCGGGATGCGCCGCGGCCGCGCAGGAACCTCCGGAACCGGGCGGGCCGACGGCGACCGCGCCGGCGCCCCCGGACCGGAGCGCTCCACCGGCCGCCGAGAAGCCGGACGCCGGCCTCGACGCCGATGCCGACGGAGGCGCGGACGCGGGCGTTCCGGGCGGCGCGGACGGCAGCGTTCCGGGCGATGCGGACGGGGGCGGCGGCGAGCGGACCGCCGCCGAGCTGCTGACGGAGCTTCAGCGGCTGTACCGCGAGGCCGAACGGGCCACCGAGGCCTACAACACCACCGAGGAACAGCTGGCGCGGCGGCGCGCCGAGACCGGGCGGCTGGACGCCCGCCTGGTGCGGGCGCGGCTGTCGCTGCACGACAGCCGGGGAGCGGCCGGCCGGCTGGCCCGCCAGCAGTACCAGGGCAGCACCGGCATCTCCGCGTACGTGCGGCTGCTGCTCGCCCGCGATCCGCAGCACGCCCTCGACCAGGGGCATCTGATCGGGCAGTTGGCACGCGAGCGGGCCGTGACGGTCGGCCGGCTGACGAGCGGCGAACGCCGGGCCGACGCTCTGGCGCGCCGGGCGCGGGCCGCCCTCGACGCACAGCTCACCCTGACGGCGCGCAGGAAGAAGGAGCGCGACACCGTACGCGGGCGGCTGGCCGCCGTCGAGAAGCTGCTGGCCTCCCTCCCGGCCGACCGGCTCGCCGCTCTGGAGAGGCTGGAGAAGGCC includes:
- a CDS encoding NlpC/P60 family protein, whose product is MSGRLLRLACTVATAALAAQTVLAPGCAAAAQEPPEPGGPTATAPAPPDRSAPPAAEKPDAGLDADADGGADAGVPGGADGSVPGDADGGGGERTAAELLTELQRLYREAERATEAYNTTEEQLARRRAETGRLDARLVRARLSLHDSRGAAGRLARQQYQGSTGISAYVRLLLARDPQHALDQGHLIGQLARERAVTVGRLTSGERRADALARRARAALDAQLTLTARRKKERDTVRGRLAAVEKLLASLPADRLAALERLEKAGVARAQQRLIASGALGEDDRKPSEEGERAVRYAVRQLGKPYVWGAQGPGSYDCSGLTSQAWGHAGTPIPRTSQEQWARLPRIPLRELRPGDLVVYFPEATHVALYLGGGRVVQAPRTGETIKVSPIASHPVLGAVRPDRWGASPRGSAPPEVRGTATAGPHDGPGAGAGQDVRRAAQ
- a CDS encoding diiron oxygenase, which translates into the protein MTTLTDADAVEGLRDALGLLKDREQVAERLLASSAKHSFDPDQELDWDAPFEEGKWFWPPELVSLYDTPLWRRMGEEQRILLSQHEAAALASLGIWFEIILMQLLVRHIYDKAATSAHVRYALTEIEDECRHSKMFARLISHGDTPWYPVSRAHQNLGRVFKTISTTPGSFTATLLGEEVLDWMQRLTFPDERVQPLVRGVTRIHVVEEARHVRYAREELRRQMVTAPRWSQEFTRVTSGEFARVFSVAFVNPEVYTNVGLDRREAMAQVRASGHRREIMQTGSKRLTDFLDDIGVLRGVGRRLWRSSGLLP
- a CDS encoding TetR/AcrR family transcriptional regulator is translated as MTPAAPAYRRLSVEERRSQLLEAALSLFAHRVPEDVSLDDVAEAAGVSRPLVYRYFPGGKQQLYEAALRSAADELHHCFDEPHDGPLLPRLARVLDRYLTFVGRHDAGFSALLQGGSVVETSRTTAIVDGVRRGAAEAIYSHLGVAEPGPRLRMTVRMWITAVEAASLIWLDEDQQPPADELRDWLVDQFVAVLMVTAARDAQTAELVRGALAAET